The Shewanella sp. MTB7 genome includes a window with the following:
- a CDS encoding endonuclease has protein sequence MEISKLSMVALLSALAFSANANLLISEVLYDAPNNDSVEEFVELFNAGCSSVDLSQYQISDNNSSYNLQGNLASGAYFTIAANESGFNNLFNATPDQFPMPLALGNSGDFVRLKKGAEQVDLVAWEGGISGWSLNVRNVSLHRTTAINTQSEADWAASNNAGDPGAGSLTTSCGGNGDGGGGDNNQLGNGQAKTGLNASIGQTLKYIADLPAGATQVSVILSGGTGDADLYLRQGSEPTLNTYDCAPYLTGNNEQCAVTNPVAGRYYVNIQAYQSFSGVSLVLNYTAGSGGGDGGGGDGSGGDNGDYVYATYYANAIGKTGAALKSSLNGKIKAHTRFSYSQVWDGLGYADEDPANTNNVILLYTGRSEPKSNRAGMSNSPDAWNREHVWAKSHGFPSSGKHAYTDMHHLRPSDVSVNGSRGNKDFAMGGSEISEAPGNRTDSDSFEPKDEVKGDVARMIFYMDVRYEGNDSSGTPDLSIANGTTSTGQPLLGDLCTLLSWHLQDPVSDWERRRNNRIFEWQTNRNPFIDNSTWASDIYASSCP, from the coding sequence ATGGAAATATCAAAATTATCTATGGTCGCACTGCTGTCAGCATTGGCATTCAGTGCCAATGCTAATCTATTGATTAGTGAAGTCTTATATGACGCACCTAATAATGACAGTGTCGAGGAGTTTGTTGAGCTGTTTAATGCAGGGTGCAGTAGCGTTGATCTGAGTCAATATCAAATCAGTGATAACAATAGCAGTTATAACCTACAGGGCAATTTAGCGTCGGGAGCTTACTTTACCATTGCAGCAAATGAATCTGGGTTTAACAATCTGTTTAATGCTACGCCAGATCAATTCCCTATGCCACTAGCGCTGGGTAACTCAGGAGATTTTGTTCGATTGAAAAAAGGCGCTGAGCAGGTTGATCTTGTGGCCTGGGAAGGCGGGATAAGTGGTTGGTCGTTGAATGTGCGTAATGTATCTCTGCATCGCACCACAGCTATCAATACTCAATCTGAGGCGGATTGGGCGGCCAGTAATAACGCTGGCGATCCAGGTGCAGGCTCTTTAACCACAAGCTGTGGTGGTAATGGAGATGGAGGAGGGGGGGATAATAACCAACTGGGTAATGGCCAAGCTAAAACAGGGTTAAATGCAAGTATAGGCCAGACGCTTAAGTATATTGCCGATCTTCCAGCTGGTGCCACGCAGGTGAGTGTGATCCTGAGCGGGGGAACAGGTGATGCCGATCTTTATCTGCGTCAAGGCAGTGAACCCACATTGAATACTTATGATTGTGCTCCTTACCTTACGGGTAATAATGAGCAGTGCGCTGTGACCAATCCCGTTGCCGGGCGTTATTATGTTAATATTCAAGCCTACCAATCTTTTAGCGGAGTGAGCTTAGTGCTGAATTACACCGCAGGAAGTGGTGGTGGTGATGGCGGAGGAGGAGATGGTTCTGGTGGAGATAATGGTGACTATGTCTATGCTACCTATTATGCCAATGCCATAGGTAAGACAGGTGCAGCATTAAAATCGAGTCTTAATGGCAAAATTAAGGCCCATACGCGTTTCAGCTATAGCCAAGTTTGGGATGGCTTGGGTTATGCCGATGAAGATCCTGCCAATACTAATAACGTGATTTTGCTATACACAGGCCGCTCTGAGCCGAAAAGCAATCGTGCAGGCATGAGTAACTCACCCGATGCATGGAACCGTGAGCATGTTTGGGCTAAAAGTCATGGTTTCCCTAGTAGTGGCAAACACGCTTATACGGATATGCACCATCTACGTCCCTCAGATGTCTCTGTGAACGGTAGCCGAGGTAATAAGGATTTTGCCATGGGCGGCAGTGAAATATCTGAAGCGCCGGGTAACAGAACTGACTCTGATAGTTTTGAGCCAAAAGATGAAGTTAAGGGTGACGTGGCGCGTATGATTTTTTATATGGATGTCAGGTATGAAGGTAATGATAGCAGTGGCACACCAGATCTAAGCATTGCCAATGGGACGACAAGCACTGGCCAGCCTTTGCTTGGTGATCTTTGTACCTTGCTTAGCTGGCATTTACAAGATCCTGTCAGTGATTGGGAGCGCCGTCGTAATAACCGTATTTTCGAATGGCAGACCAATCGTAATCCCTTTATCGATAACAGCACTTGGGCCAGTGATATATACGCGAGTTCTTGTCCTTAA
- a CDS encoding coproporphyrinogen III oxidase family protein — translation MKKSLSSAYLSLATDSLDWMINRTILHSLSLNDASPLALGGREELIPDTSIETLYIHIPFCHTLCRFCSFHKVKFSEPLAREYFKALRQEIREVIAKGYRFNRVYIGGGTTTILEDELIKTIEMIKGLTQIREVSCESDPIYFKEGHPELLNGLVDRMSIGVQSFDDKILKASGRFEKFGSGLQQADYVSRAIDIFPTVNLDMMYGFKVQTPESIHWDLAQTVRLHPDQITTYPLTIGIGQNRKKAGCLAGHSHELWPQFLAVKEALSSRYLMDFPWTFSRNFGQPVENKYVLDGEDCLGVGSGAFGRFGEQFRISSFDIPDYIERIKQQKNGTCYTKYIENSALLQHHLMIMMGHGRLDNQIFSSHTGKTLWQAFPLEMSYLLGVGAIKKQGKHYITTEKGQFIALKMFTGFLSGMDYLREQARELPLSYKNVEFEMA, via the coding sequence ATGAAAAAATCACTCTCAAGCGCATATCTTTCACTTGCCACTGATAGTTTAGATTGGATGATAAACCGGACGATACTACACTCACTGTCCTTGAATGATGCGTCTCCGTTAGCCTTGGGTGGCCGTGAAGAGTTGATTCCTGATACGTCGATAGAAACTTTATATATCCATATTCCTTTCTGTCACACCTTGTGTCGATTTTGCTCTTTTCATAAAGTAAAATTTAGTGAGCCCTTGGCTAGGGAGTATTTTAAAGCGTTGCGGCAGGAGATCCGCGAAGTTATTGCTAAAGGTTATCGTTTTAATCGAGTTTATATTGGCGGGGGAACCACGACCATATTAGAAGATGAACTGATTAAAACCATAGAGATGATTAAAGGCCTGACTCAAATTAGAGAAGTGTCTTGTGAGAGTGATCCTATCTATTTTAAAGAGGGACATCCTGAGCTGCTTAATGGCTTAGTTGATCGTATGTCCATAGGTGTGCAGAGTTTTGATGACAAAATTTTAAAAGCCAGTGGACGTTTTGAGAAGTTTGGTTCTGGTCTGCAACAGGCGGATTATGTGAGTCGTGCTATCGACATCTTCCCGACCGTTAATTTGGATATGATGTATGGCTTTAAAGTACAGACTCCTGAATCTATTCATTGGGATCTTGCCCAGACGGTCAGGTTACATCCCGATCAAATTACCACCTATCCACTGACGATTGGCATAGGACAAAACCGTAAAAAGGCGGGTTGTCTCGCTGGACATTCACATGAGTTGTGGCCACAATTTCTAGCGGTAAAAGAGGCGCTTAGCAGTCGTTATTTGATGGATTTTCCTTGGACCTTCAGCCGTAATTTCGGCCAGCCTGTAGAGAACAAATATGTACTCGATGGTGAAGACTGTTTAGGTGTTGGTTCAGGAGCTTTTGGACGATTTGGTGAGCAGTTCAGGATTTCAAGCTTTGATATTCCAGATTATATCGAGCGGATAAAACAGCAAAAAAATGGCACTTGTTATACTAAATATATTGAAAATAGTGCACTACTGCAACATCATTTAATGATAATGATGGGCCATGGACGTCTCGATAATCAGATTTTCAGTAGCCATACGGGTAAAACTTTATGGCAAGCTTTCCCGTTAGAGATGAGTTATCTGCTTGGGGTGGGAGCCATTAAAAAGCAGGGTAAGCATTACATTACTACCGAAAAGGGACAGTTCATAGCCCTTAAGATGTTCACGGGTTTCCTCTCGGGAATGGATTATTTGAGAGAGCAAGCAAGAGAACTGCCTTTATCTTATAAAAACGTTGAGTTCGAGATGGCGTAG
- a CDS encoding GNAT family N-acetyltransferase, whose translation MIITETERLILRRFTAEDKHAVFQLNSIPEILTYIPGEPMSSVDQAEQILNDLVFPGYEKFGFGRWAVEHKADNKVIGFCGPTFVQEFNEVELGYRYLPEYWGTGIGFEAANAALAVIPSFDVDHVIALILLSNRGSEALARKIGMTERGRDSFMGHKVNVFEKQL comes from the coding sequence TTGATTATTACCGAAACTGAACGACTCATATTACGCCGCTTCACCGCGGAGGATAAACATGCAGTTTTTCAATTAAATAGTATTCCAGAGATATTAACCTATATCCCAGGAGAGCCAATGTCGTCGGTTGATCAAGCCGAACAGATCTTAAACGACCTTGTCTTTCCTGGTTATGAAAAATTTGGATTTGGTCGTTGGGCAGTTGAGCATAAAGCTGATAACAAGGTGATCGGATTTTGTGGCCCCACATTTGTTCAGGAGTTTAATGAGGTTGAACTGGGTTATCGCTACCTTCCTGAATATTGGGGAACAGGAATAGGCTTTGAAGCAGCAAACGCCGCACTTGCGGTAATACCAAGCTTTGATGTTGACCATGTAATCGCCCTAATTCTATTAAGCAACAGAGGCTCAGAAGCGCTGGCCAGAAAAATAGGCATGACGGAACGAGGTCGCGACAGTTTTATGGGGCATAAAGTAAACGTATTCGAGAAGCAGCTTTAG